The DNA segment TTAtggaaaaacaacaaaaaaaaatccaatctTTTACGGTGTGTATGTATACGTCGGTGATGTGATTCATTTCCCTTTAAAATATTCGTTCCTCACGCTGGAGAACGGTCAAGAAAACGGCTGTTATCGAGCTTTATAAATTTTAGTTTATTCAAGAGTCGTGTTTCATATATGCCTCAATCTGCTGATATGGAAGACTGGAGTTTGCAAGCAATAGTCAGAGGATCGAGTGGCGATTTGTCGACCAAGATTGAGGATATGGATACATGTGATCGTGATTATGGCGACAATTTGTTTTTCGACTTCAATTCGGGTGGATATCAGTCGATAGATCATGAGTTTTTCGCTAGCTTTCCTGAAATTTTCGATAGGGATCAGATGGGTTCGAGGAATGGGTTAGAGGAACTTTACATGCCATTTTATAACCATGTTCCTGCACAGAGTCCTTTTGAGTTTCAAGAAAATCATGACCAGAAATTAACTGGTGTGATCGAGGATTATAAGAGGAGTCATGAGTCTGATCGATTATCAGGGAATAACATTTGTGCTGAGTCTGACAGCGTTTGCAAAGCTGTTTCTACGCCAAAATACAAAAGAAGGTTTGtagaattaatatataatactttgcaagtttaattttctatatatatacacaaaagGTTGGTTTTTattagatttttgaaaattattttcatctacTTTATGTAGGAAGAATCAGCATAAACGAGTGGTGATTCAAGTTTCTGCAGATGATATTGCTTCTGATAAGTGGGCTTGGCGCAAGTATGGCCAAAAACCTATAAAGGGTTCACCATATCCAAGGTctgaattaatatatatttcttgCATGATAATTAAGTGCAAAATTAATCGATCTATTTCAAGTTGTGGATGCATAAGATATTGTTTAGGAGAGTTTTTAGGAAGCATTTCTCGGTttttccttaacaaaattttgaaattttgttaaattttttgttaagaataagttgagaagtgcttcctaaaagctctcccaaacactacctaaatgtGTAAATGATTCATTCATCTCGACTACCTCACTAAAAAATTGCTGCGTAATTGTTTATTTCGAAATGTAAAGGTcgatttcttgaatttttctacttccaatatgcataaaataatgGTAATTAACCTTAGATCACCATCTTGGTTATTTAATTTACCTCATGCAAAggactaaggtagtgtttgcaacctttaaaaataagtgattatggagattttCTTCTTTGTGAAGaaaatctccataatcacttatttttagaggttgcaaacactacctaaatctaCATACTCTAACCTAGTTTATATGTGTGAACAGGAGCTATTATAGGTGTAGCAGCTCAAAGGGCTGTTTGGCTCGGAAACAAGTGGAGCAAAGCTGCACAGATCCTGGAATGTTTGTCATAACCTACACTGCAGAGCACAGCCACAGCCAGCCTACCCGGAGGAACTCCTTATCCGGTACAATCCGGCAAAAATTCCCATCTTCGAAAGCACCAAACATGCCTAGTCTTGTTAAGCAAGAAAAAGACGAGGAACCAAGCAGCTCGAATTCCACAAAAACGTCTCTTAAACATTATTCTTCAACCGACGTTGATTTTCATCCAAGAATTAAACGAGAGGGAAAAATAGTCACGGCAGACATAAATCACGATGCTGATGATTTCGACATGTCCGAGGATTTGATACTGAACGGTGAATTCTTTTCGGGTTTAGAAgattttgatgattttgtttcAGAACTGGCTGATTCTCATGCATCTTCTCCACAGTTTCCGGCAAGATCATCATGTAGCTGATAAAATTTCCAGAATAAAGAACATGCGAACAATGTTACTGTTATTATAAAagtttaaacaatattttgctTCCGAAAAAATACTTCGATCTTATCCATTGTTTTATCCATCGTACATGTGGTGTATGATGCACTTCTGTTTTAATTCATGAAAATGAATTGGTATGGTGGAAAATATTATGGGTAACATTCTTTCTTGTTTTGTATATACCGATGCATCTAAATTATTTATCTAAACAATTCCCATAAATAAACGTTCAAAAATAACctacatataatatataattaattattgaaatagtcaCATCATTATTTCAAAGTTATGAATTAATTGCCATTTTGTCACATCTTTAGTTtgacttaatttttttaacaaatggGACGTACGACCCACGCgtgaaacaattaaataaacttATAAAATCaatcataaatataaaatatatatttaaaaatctcaccttttaatttaaaactaaGCTATAGCTGTCCACATTTTTATTCCAACACACAAGTTACTTTCATATATagctaatatataatatcataccAATCACTAAAATTCCAATACACACGTACAAACCCTTATTTCTATGTATATAATTGTAAATTTACATGCACCCAGTGACTTAGCTAGCTAGCTCGCAT comes from the Henckelia pumila isolate YLH828 chromosome 1, ASM3356847v2, whole genome shotgun sequence genome and includes:
- the LOC140874653 gene encoding WRKY transcription factor 22-like — translated: MPQSADMEDWSLQAIVRGSSGDLSTKIEDMDTCDRDYGDNLFFDFNSGGYQSIDHEFFASFPEIFDRDQMGSRNGLEELYMPFYNHVPAQSPFEFQENHDQKLTGVIEDYKRSHESDRLSGNNICAESDSVCKAVSTPKYKRRKNQHKRVVIQVSADDIASDKWAWRKYGQKPIKGSPYPRSYYRCSSSKGCLARKQVEQSCTDPGMFVITYTAEHSHSQPTRRNSLSGTIRQKFPSSKAPNMPSLVKQEKDEEPSSSNSTKTSLKHYSSTDVDFHPRIKREGKIVTADINHDADDFDMSEDLILNGEFFSGLEDFDDFVSELADSHASSPQFPARSSCS